The genomic interval GCACGGCTTATCCCTTCGCCGGCCTGAGCGGGTCGGGCGTGGCCTTCAAGCTGGCCTGGGCGCTTTGCCAGCAGGCCAGCGGCGCCAAAAAGGTGGGCGAAGCGATGCGCAACTACCTGCTGTCGGCCGTGGGCCTGGCCGCGTTGGGCACCGTCGCCGACATGGTGCCGCTGGTCGACGAAAACCGCGTGCTGGTGCAGCACGGTCTGGCCAGCCTCAAGCAGCGGCCGGGCCTGGGGCTGGCCGCGCTGATGCGGCTGGCCCAGATCGACCGCAAGCCGGCGCTCGACAGCGAAGACATCGGCTTCGTCTTGGCCCCGCGGCTCAATGCGGCCGGGCGGCTGGGCCAGGCGCAATTGGCCGTCGAGCTGCTGACCACGCCGTCGCCCGAACGGGCCAACGCACTGGCCGAGTATCTGAACGAGCTCAACGGCAGCCGGCAAAGCCTGGAGCGGAGCATCTATCTGGCGGCCAACAAGCTGGCCCAACAGCAGCACGACGTCGAGCGGGACGCGGCCTTCGTGCTGGCCGAGCGCGGCTGGCATGCCGGCGTGATCGGCATCGTCGCCGGCCGGCTGGTCGAGAAGTTTCACCGGCCCGTGGTGCTGGTGGCGCTCGACGATCTGGGCGTGAAGCCGGGCGTCGGCTCGGCACGGGGCGTGCCCGGCTTCAACCTGCACGAAGCGTTGTGCGGCTGCTCGCAACACCTGCTGAGTCACGGCGGGCATGCGGCGGCCGCGGGGCTGAAGATCGAAGAATCGCGAGTCGACTCGTTTCGCGACGACTTTTGCGAGCAGGTGGCGGCGGCGATCACGCTGGAACAACGGACGGCCGAGTTGACGATCGACGCCGAAGTGTCGCTGGGCGAGCTGACGCTGGGGGCGTTGAACCAGATCGAGCGGCTGGCGCCGTTCGGCCAGCACAATCCGCGTCCGGTGCTCTGTGCCAGCGGAGTGACGCTGGCCGGGCCCGTCGAGCGGATCGGCGGTGGTGGCCGGCACCTGGCCCTCAAGGTGGCCCAGAATGGCGTGGTGATGCGGGCGGTGGCCTTCGGCGGGGGCGACTGGGCCGACGAGTTGAACCAGATCAAGGGGCCGCTCTCGGTGGCCTTTCGCCCGGTGATCAACGACTTCAACGGCTATCGCCGTGTAGAATTACAGTTGAGCGACTGGCAAGCTCCCGCGTAGATTGGAATGCCAAATCTGAAAAATCCAACATGGAACCGTCCGACTTCGACATTCTGCGGCAGCACATGGTCCGCGACCAGCTTCGGCGTCGCGGCATCCACGACCGCCGCGTGCTGGATGCCATGCTCCAGGTGCCGCGCGAGGCGTTCGTGTTGCCGGAGCTGGCCGAGCAGGCCTACGTCGACCGCGCCTTGCCGATCGACTGCGGCCAGACCATCAGCCAGCCCTACATTGTGGCCTTGATGACGGAGGCGCTCGATCTGGCCGGTCCGGA from Pirellulales bacterium carries:
- the recJ gene encoding single-stranded-DNA-specific exonuclease RecJ translates to MAKRWRIHSHSVERIAALERAAGVSAVVARLLICRGIEDPSAVRNFLEPKLTQLRDPGELPGIPAAAERIGRAVSGRERVTIYGDYDVDGMTGTSLLVECLRLLGGDVGYYVPHRIDEGYGLNHEALETLARQGTKLIVTVDCGIASVAEAETARRLGLDLIVTDHHEFAATLPEAAAIVHPRLPGTAYPFAGLSGSGVAFKLAWALCQQASGAKKVGEAMRNYLLSAVGLAALGTVADMVPLVDENRVLVQHGLASLKQRPGLGLAALMRLAQIDRKPALDSEDIGFVLAPRLNAAGRLGQAQLAVELLTTPSPERANALAEYLNELNGSRQSLERSIYLAANKLAQQQHDVERDAAFVLAERGWHAGVIGIVAGRLVEKFHRPVVLVALDDLGVKPGVGSARGVPGFNLHEALCGCSQHLLSHGGHAAAAGLKIEESRVDSFRDDFCEQVAAAITLEQRTAELTIDAEVSLGELTLGALNQIERLAPFGQHNPRPVLCASGVTLAGPVERIGGGGRHLALKVAQNGVVMRAVAFGGGDWADELNQIKGPLSVAFRPVINDFNGYRRVELQLSDWQAPA